The proteins below come from a single Neospora caninum Liverpool complete genome, chromosome IX genomic window:
- a CDS encoding putative cytochrome c oxidase assembly protein has product MERQSECPAWGYFWSYCDLVPERHLLKRTHGRMIHTKALLLRHFGRSIFPSWQLLCTGNRSRVFSSQTRICGDSPALVDSAESRRVASYAPKCEAPGGSFASAGGSSGSADGESLSRKVRASSLEETTGDENAACPPSTSRACERQAGLLSPSNGPIAPLRPWSFPRDCAAYWALSKGRLSVWVALSTLAGYGGGIQALPDFWTGLAAGADSGVGSTGLLLLQEAAESGASTGAASALAAVVSGVTAAQLAASVGALFAGVFGSSAAANALNQLYERKLDSLMKRTRHRPVASGYLSPPACAAFAALSAVAGVSLLSAHFPNMTAAALATFNIALYAGVYTPLKTKNPYSTHVGAVVGAIPLLIGWSAAGGSLACLHPWILFALQYLWQFPHFYMLCWLHRADYQRGGYKMFGVTDDKHAVQTKFLCRRYLGALLLTPLQMPLSRSLFDGSVPVLRRRAGGISFFTPCGILCFYSDLPSTT; this is encoded by the exons ATGGAAAGGCAATCTGAATGCCCCGCGTGGGGATATTTCTGGTCGTACTGCGACCTTGTTCCGGAGCGCCACCTGCTCAAGCGGACACACGGGAGGATGATCCACACGAAGGCCCTCCTACTTCGACATTTTGGGCGGTCTATCTTTCCGTCATGGCAGTTGCTCTGCACTGGAAATCGGTCTCGAgttttctcttcccagaCTCGGATTTGCGGTGACTCCCCCGCTTTGGTGGATAGCGCTGAGTCCAGACGCGTCGCGTCGTACGCACCCAAGTGCGAGGCCCCAGGAGGCTCTTTCGCGTCGGCTGGCGGCTCGTCAGGCTCCGCTGACGGCGAAAGCCTTTCGAGGAAGGTGCGAGCGTCATCTTTGGAAGAGACAACTGGAGATGAGAACGCAGCCTGTCCCCCGTCTACGTCGAGAGCCTGTGAGCGTCAAGCAGGACTGCTGTCGCCCAGCAACGGCCCGATTGCACCGCTTCGTCCCTGGAGCTTCCCCAGGGACTGCGCTGCATATTGGGCTCTGTCGAAGGGTCGCCTGAGTGTGTGGGTAGCACTTTCCACTCTCGCTGGCTACGGGGGTGGGATCCAGGCTCTGCCCGACTTCTGGACGGGTCTTGCGGCGGGTGCAGACAGCGGCGTGGGCTCCACTGGTCTGCTCCTGCTCCAGGAAGCTGCAGAATCTGGCGCCTCGACAGGGGCGGCCAGTGCGTTGGCGGCGGTCGTGTCCGGGGTAACAGCGGCGCAACTTGCGGCATCCGTCGGGGCGTTGTTCGCGGGGGTCTTTGGAAGTTCTGCTGCGGCGAATGCACTGAATCAACTCTACGAGCGGAAGCTAGATAGTTTGATGAAGCGTACACGACACCG CCCAGTTGCAAGCGGTTACCTCTCACCTCCTGCTTGTGCCGCTTTCGCGGCACTGTCGGCTGTGGCGGGAGTCTCGCTGCTGTCTGCGCACTTCCCTAACATGACGGCTGCCGCCTTGGCCACCTTCAACATTGCCCTCTACGCGGGAGTGTACACACCTCTGAAGACGAAGAATCCGTATAGCACTCACGTTGGCGCGGTTGTAGGCGCCATTCCCTTGTTGATTGGTTGGAGCGCTGCTGGA GGCTCCCTGGCGTGCTTGCATCCATGGATTTTATTCGCGCTGCAGTACCTGTGGCAGTTTCCACACTTCTACATGCTCTGCTGGCTTCACCGGGCAGATTACCAGCGCGGCGGATACAAAATGTTTGGTGTCACGGACGACAAGCACGCGGTACAAACCAAGTTTCTTTGTCGGCGATACTTGGGTGCCCTTCTTCTCACTCCCTTG
- a CDS encoding putative PHD-zinc finger (C3HC4 type) protein, which yields MATSQPPARNKPAAKKRLTKHYVMTEVFPEVVPRSRLHLDLACGVCLGEFQDDHCSEGHHTSHDTTATKPSPSEVLIEISESPVEELSLGDPSSSRYPSSSSTSLRPERNPSRLPPPARSSRGLLSYSPPSLLPLGLISGCTHVFHHFCIEKWGCTRENSCPQCKSRFSWLARYSRTGERQTLVPVRKRDQKNTQLEEDSSDDLIALVENVYGSGKCPACGQNVHNDDNILVCEDQFCGERYHRACCILFPSRVDHSGPWICPLCRESGRPCIDEEGRRIPRHQIMENGFVDSRRRLRRRPQRRQGRSSVSSRRERRSRSATSRRALSLRELSESDFPDGPTSDRANVRELEETQSLQSRRDDTRANNRVVTAQTLGGDEKPPLTDRSDAAAAAAGQETTGEKVTTGGNKDNARFGEGVGTALYQRGGAPVSYRSGSASEDGGRRATRKSNRDGEPAQGPQKAGTPQGDDTSVHWLEDILNWGDSIQQRALTLEKHLTRLVEMGWEYSRCPGPSDCLNTTVGQPATLAPSSPNEDRDEEAVRKESVSGCGVATGSPEPVPGLPWRPPPRRRIPINTEMLTCGAFRPKRQIHFPGPSSVLLARRRQFSSVSNRRSGVPRQAAPCHRRVSSRPETAAGSRFVEYRDCDHNQYTPNCQSVFFEDTRSKSGISADSSEVSVAGRTFTDKALDAKSGTCNGSRSTLSATPASALSGVAFARPGAYPSSLAAAASRDSSPICSSNASVSSSSAPLKGVSASRNPPPFVGIAKGDCSRNVAAVGGNDAPAPGRSKDPDYAEGILLRKQRRNKVDVASHHSEDGREGFPATSEGKDGFSHAGHLIGGREAYRVHHSLQRSQGDSDAVVHHNTSARVDRPGETLLALGGNSGHEVSFRTPHAPCTPA from the exons ATGGCGACTTCACAACCGCCTGCCAGGAACAAACctgcggcgaagaagcgcctgACGAAGCACTATGTGATGACGGAGGTTTTCCCCGAAGTGGTGCCACGTTCTCGGTTACATCTAGACCTCGCATGTGGCGTGTGTCTCGGGGAATTCCAAGATGACCATTGCTCAGAAGGGCATCACACTAGCCATGACACAACTGCCACGAAACCCTCGCCGAGTGAAGTTCTCATCGAGATTTCGGAGAGTCCTGTTGAAGAACTCTCTCTCGGCgatccttcgtcttcccgttATCCATCCTCCTCCTCAACGTCTCTTCGCCCCGAGCGAAATCCGTCTCGGTTGCCACCACCTGCTCGTTCTTCACGCGGCTTACTGTCATATtccccgccgtctcttctgcctctcggctTGATCTCCGGCTGCACTCACGTTTTTCACCATTTCTGCATCGAAAAATGGGGTTGCACGAGGGAGAATTCTTGCCCCCAGTGCAAGTCCAGGTTCTCCTGGTTGGCGCGCTATTCACGAACAGGCGAGCGACAGACTCTAGTACCAGTTCGGAAACGGGATCAAAAGAATACGCAGCTAGAGGAGGATAGTTCTGACGACCTTATCGCCCTTGTCGAAAATGTTTATGGATCTGGGAAGTGCCCCGCTTGCGGTCAGAACGTCCACAATGACGACAACATCCTCGTGTGTGAGGACCAGTTCTGCGGTGAGCGGTACCATCGCGCGTGCTGCAtcctttttccgtctcgcgtGGACCACAGCGGGCCGTGGATCTGTCCACTCTGTCGGGAGTCCGGTCGCCCCTGTATAGATGAAGAGGGCAGGCGGATTCCGCGGCATCAGATCATGGAAAATGGATTCGTGGACTCGAGACGGAGGCTGCGACGAAGgccacagagaaggcaaggcaGGTCGAGTGTGTCGAGCcgccgagagcggcgaagtCGCTCGGCCACGTCAAGGCGGGCGCTGTCCCTGAGGGAGCTCAGCGAGAGCGATTTTCCAGACGGGCCCACCAGCGACCGCGCGAACGTGCGAGAGTTGGAGGAGACCCAATCTTTGCAATCGCGGCGCGATGACACTCGTGCTAACAACAGGGTGGTCACTGCTCAGACTTtgggaggcgacgagaaacCGCCTCTGACGGACCGCAGCGATGCTGCGGCTGCCGCGGCAGGACAGGAAACGACAGGTGAGAAAGTCACAACCGGGGGGAACAAGGACAACGCAAGATTTGGTGAAGGCGTAGGTACAGCACTATACCAGAGGGGTGGAGCACCTGTGTCCTACC GATCAGGATCTGCCTCGGAGGACGGCGGTAGAAGGGCTACTCGGAAGAGCAATCGCGATGGGGAACCCGCTCAAGGGCCCCAGAAGGCGGGGACGCCACAGGGAGACGATACATCAGTCCACTGGCTCGAGGACATTCTCAACTGGGGCGACTCTATT CAACAGAGAGCTTTAACGCTGGAGAAGCACTTAACCAGACTGGTGGAAATGGGCTGGGAGTATTCCCGGTGTCCAGGTCCGAGCGACTGTCTGAACACGACTGTGGGTCAGCCAGCTACCTTGGCACCAAGTTCGCCGAATGAGGAcagggacgaagaagcggtGAGGAAAGAATCCGTGTCTGGCTGCGGCGTCGCAACAGGGTCTCCGGAGCCGGTTCCTGGGCTGCCCTGGCGTCCTCCGCCCCGCCGGCGGATCCCGATCAATACGGAAATGCTTACTTGTGGCGCATTTCGACCTAAACGTCAGATTCATTTTCCTGGTCCCTCGTCAGTTCTGCTcgcgcgacgcaggcaattttcttctgtttctaATCGACGCAGTGGTGTGCCACGCCAGGCGGCCCCGTGCCACAGACGTGTCTCCAGCAGACCAGAAACTGCGGCAGGCTCCCGTTTTGTTGAGTATCGGGACTGTGATCATAATCAGTACACACCAAACTGTCAATCTGTTTTCTTCGAAGACACGCGGTCAAAGTCAGGTATTTCAGCGGATTCGAGTGAAGTTTCTGTGGCCGGACGCACTTTCACAGATAAGGCGCTGGACGCCAAGTCCGGGACTTGCAACGGTTCTAGGTCCACACTGTCAGCTACCCCGGCTTCAGCGCTGTCcggtgtcgccttcgcccgccCTGGTGCGTACCCTTCCTCTTTGGCTGCTGCAGCCTCTAGAGATTCTTCACCAATCTGTTCTTCGAatgcgtctgtgtcttcttcctctgctccgtTGAAGGGCGTGTCTGCATCTCGTAATCCCCCTCCGTTTGTCGGCATCGCCAAAGGGGACTGTAGCAGAAATGTAGCTGCCGTCGGCGGGAACGATGCACCCGCGCCTGGTCGTAGCAAAGACCCGGATTATGCTGAGGGCATTTTACTTCGCAAGCAAAGGAGGAACAAAGTGGACGTCGCCTCGCATCATTCGGAAGATGGACGAGAAGGCTTTCCTGCCACATCAGAAGGCAAAGATGGCTTCTCTCATGCGGGTCACCTCATTGGTGGCAGAGAGGCATATCGTGTCCATCACTCGCTTCAGAGGAGCCAGGGAGATTCCGACGCAGTGGTCCACCACAATACTTCCGCCCGCGTTGACCGTCCAGGTGAGACTTTGTTGGCGCTCGGAGGAAATTCTGGTCATGAAGTGTCTTTCAGGACTCCTCACGCACCTTGTACTCCGGCGTAA
- a CDS encoding putative ER lumen protein retaining receptor 1, with product MEVWLFILGYLIHFVASCVLVYKIHQQRTVYGLSIDTQICFLAASLSRCVWYLDTRLVETWLAYLELLCSTVISVVLTYYLWRYRHTNTKTVWTPCQAAVIIPVSMLTAFFIHPGRQWWTVQILVAFSIYTEAIEPLTSHYVGLLVLSRVVRLFFWVTLYFQGEHFLGLFLADLLHSVLAADYFVMWCRKLRHGGALIYKI from the exons ATGGAAGTGTGGCTCTTTATTCTGGGGTATCTGATCCACTTCGTGGCGAGCTGTGTGCTGGTGTACAAGATCCATCAGCAACGTACGGTCTACGGATTGTCAATAGACACGCAGATTTGTTTTCtggctgcgtctctctcgcgctgtgtCTGGTACCTGGACACCCGCCTAGTGGAG ACCTGGCTGGCCTATTTGGAGCTCTTGTGTAGCACTGTTATTTCAGTCGTGCTCACTTACTATTTGTGGCGTTACCGTCACACAAATACTAAGACCGTCTGGACTCCATGCCAAGCTGCCGTCATCATTCCTG TTTCCATGCTTACGGCATTTTTTATCCACCCGGGTCGGCAGTGGTGGACAGTCCAGATTCTCGTTGCCTTCTCAATTTACACCGAAGCT ATCGAGCCTTTGACGTCTCACTACGTTGGTCTCCTTGTGCTGTCTCGCGTCGTGAGACTCTTCTTTTGGGTCACCCTTTATTTCCAGG GCGAACATTTTCTGGGTCTGTTTCTCGCGGACCTTCTTCATAGCGTCCTGGCTGCCGACTACTTCGTTATGTGGTGTCGGAAGCTGCGGCACGGCGGAGCGCTCATCTACAAGATATAG